One Elusimicrobiota bacterium DNA segment encodes these proteins:
- the pilO gene encoding type 4a pilus biogenesis protein PilO, with translation MDIKNLTKRQLIQIIVGFTVLVLVLIKYVYLTVYNKKTKIIEQYKKIELNLNSYTTEILELQKQQQEIKPEPKHITKQIPQYLDASRFLDTLDLFAKKCKIEIEAIKPAELKKQVNYVESSYQITASGELSSITRLLKELENTDRIITLAKIELKQSETKAAAVQSGYTVDFTATIYGINDGISAVKEPKTIPEQISTETEDTVGLNLTGIIWNKNKPVAIINGISISCGEKLFDNYHVKKITKTNVVLDKDGKVLVLTLK, from the coding sequence ATGGATATTAAAAACTTAACCAAACGACAGTTAATCCAAATAATAGTTGGATTTACAGTATTAGTTTTAGTGTTGATAAAATATGTTTATTTAACTGTGTATAATAAGAAAACAAAAATTATTGAGCAATACAAAAAAATTGAATTAAACCTGAACTCGTATACAACCGAAATTTTAGAACTACAAAAACAACAGCAGGAAATAAAACCTGAACCAAAACATATTACTAAACAAATCCCACAGTATCTTGATGCATCCAGGTTTCTTGATACACTTGATTTGTTCGCAAAAAAATGTAAAATAGAAATAGAAGCAATCAAACCAGCAGAGTTAAAAAAACAAGTTAACTATGTTGAATCTTCTTATCAGATAACCGCTTCCGGTGAGTTAAGTTCAATCACGCGGTTATTAAAAGAACTGGAGAATACAGACCGTATTATAACACTGGCTAAAATTGAGCTAAAACAGTCAGAAACAAAAGCAGCTGCTGTGCAGAGTGGGTATACTGTTGATTTTACTGCTACTATTTATGGAATAAATGATGGGATTTCAGCAGTTAAAGAACCAAAAACAATACCTGAACAAATATCAACAGAAACTGAAGATACAGTCGGACTTAATCTTACAGGCATCATCTGGAATAAAAATAAACCAGTTGCTATTATTAACGGTATCAGTATAAGTTGTGGCGAAAAATTGTTTGATAATTACCATGTAAAAAAGATAACTAAAACTAATGTTGTGCTTGATAAAGATGGCAAAGTTTTAGTTCTAACATTGAAATAG
- the pilM gene encoding pilus assembly protein PilM: MPKQELILGFELGTNSVKLVLIDTTKPALVAGGIEQLSTAQLSDTIYVDAIKKLLADHIVTTKKVVSVISSSNEKAGVYLMKLPVMSHKELLKTIRWELSSKVNFDISEPSGCAIDYLSFGEIIDDGIKKVELAVYILDKTVIEKQLAIFNQSGLSVTKIVPEVICLLNLLPADKIAALVNINRKTTDILICENRVLKLVRSILIGGNNFTEALSQSTAVSYQDAETKKITDGIDFEIPFVKPLIRRFISEIKRSFDYYHKLFPNKIISTVILTGGASKLKQLDSYLADNLAVEVKYPDFSSILQFTQPQQSTQPLMLSGLLGLSKEIDINLLPEKLKPKKIVINQNFVYAASSAILLIIAFIIYLLPYIIIKKYKTKIAATQILIKQKEQTVADLKAEIQTAKQQQQQLELAEKLINTNPVFYPVIYELIQKTAQGIILEKLTLSNEKINLCGSSSSNELIITYISKLERSQVLKSVELKHIQKKDTGFDFEIGCNLHK; this comes from the coding sequence ATGCCAAAACAAGAACTAATACTCGGATTTGAGTTAGGAACCAATTCAGTCAAGCTGGTTTTGATAGACACTACAAAACCTGCATTGGTTGCCGGTGGTATTGAACAACTTTCTACCGCTCAGTTATCGGATACAATATATGTTGATGCAATCAAGAAGTTACTGGCAGACCATATTGTTACTACAAAAAAAGTGGTCTCTGTTATTTCAAGTTCAAATGAAAAGGCTGGTGTTTACCTGATGAAACTACCAGTTATGTCACATAAAGAACTCCTAAAAACTATCCGCTGGGAGTTGAGTTCCAAAGTTAATTTTGATATCTCAGAACCAAGCGGTTGCGCTATTGATTATCTATCTTTTGGTGAAATTATAGATGACGGAATAAAAAAAGTTGAACTTGCAGTTTATATTTTAGATAAAACAGTTATAGAAAAACAACTTGCTATATTTAACCAATCGGGGCTATCAGTAACAAAAATTGTTCCGGAAGTAATTTGCTTGCTGAATCTTCTACCTGCTGATAAAATTGCTGCTTTAGTTAATATCAACCGCAAAACAACTGATATACTTATCTGTGAAAATAGAGTCCTTAAATTAGTAAGAAGTATACTTATCGGTGGTAACAACTTCACAGAAGCACTCAGTCAATCTACAGCGGTTAGTTACCAGGATGCAGAAACTAAAAAGATAACTGATGGTATTGATTTTGAAATACCGTTTGTGAAACCACTAATACGCAGGTTCATAAGCGAAATAAAAAGATCGTTTGATTATTACCACAAATTATTCCCGAATAAAATAATATCTACTGTGATACTAACGGGCGGTGCGTCTAAACTTAAGCAACTGGATTCTTATCTTGCAGATAATCTTGCTGTAGAAGTGAAGTATCCCGATTTTAGCTCAATACTACAATTTACTCAACCGCAACAGTCTACCCAGCCGCTGATGTTAAGCGGGCTTTTAGGTTTGTCAAAAGAAATTGATATAAACCTTTTACCTGAAAAATTAAAACCTAAAAAAATAGTAATCAACCAAAATTTTGTTTATGCTGCAAGTAGTGCGATTTTGCTAATTATTGCATTCATTATCTATCTCCTGCCATACATAATAATAAAAAAATACAAAACAAAAATAGCCGCAACCCAGATACTCATCAAGCAAAAAGAACAAACAGTAGCAGATTTGAAAGCTGAAATTCAAACTGCAAAACAGCAACAACAACAATTAGAACTGGCTGAAAAACTAATAAATACTAACCCTGTATTTTATCCGGTAATCTATGAACTGATACAGAAAACAGCGCAAGGAATAATACTTGAAAAATTAACACTATCTAACGAAAAAATCAATCTTTGTGGTAGCAGTTCAAGTAACGAGTTAATTATAACTTATATCTCAAAATTGGAACGTTCACAGGTATTAAAATCGGTTGAATTAAAACACATACAAAAAAAAGATACCGGGTTTGATTTTGAAATAGGTTGTAATCTACATAAATAA
- a CDS encoding transposase, producing MVNFVSTPPKILTNFLNKFQPLFSKPTFLSFSIYVSGLFLELKRTNIQTIAKRTVASEYESLQYFISEAKWDEEKFNTRRVKILESNRTTKTCKKGVVIIDDTGCKKWGFKTEGAQVQHYGTEDITTNCNIVVASAYCDNKKCFPINLKPYIPENDSFFERNFQDFKSKHELAEELVEDAIEKELNFSDVIVDAWYFSNDFVEFIQQKG from the coding sequence ATGGTAAATTTCGTTTCAACTCCACCAAAAATTTTAACAAACTTCCTCAACAAGTTTCAACCACTTTTTTCTAAACCCACTTTTCTAAGTTTTTCCATCTATGTATCTGGTCTGTTTTTAGAACTCAAAAGAACAAATATCCAAACTATTGCTAAACGAACAGTCGCATCAGAATATGAGAGCTTACAGTACTTCATCTCTGAAGCAAAATGGGATGAAGAAAAATTTAATACCCGCCGTGTCAAAATTCTTGAATCCAACCGCACCACTAAAACATGTAAGAAAGGTGTAGTTATTATTGACGACACTGGCTGCAAAAAATGGGGCTTCAAAACAGAAGGCGCGCAAGTTCAGCACTACGGCACAGAAGATATTACCACAAATTGTAATATCGTTGTCGCCTCAGCATACTGTGACAATAAAAAGTGTTTCCCCATAAACCTCAAGCCATACATCCCAGAAAATGATTCTTTCTTTGAAAGAAATTTCCAGGATTTTAAATCAAAACACGAACTCGCTGAGGAACTTGTTGAAGATGCTATTGAGAAAGAACTTAACTTCTCTGATGTAATTGTTGATGCCTGGTATTTCTCAAATGACTTTGTTGAATTTATTCAACAGAAAGGTTGA
- a CDS encoding transposase → MPSDKLHWVTVSTPHGKKNGFYTYSFKSKLNGLKGKFLVILAIGEWDKDDPKNVHIYITNHLSYSAEDVLKKYALRWDIECIFRDLKENVAFDHYQVRSIKAITRHWHLASLAYTFLLVSKLNGTFSKIFRLPDGKAGQKPETVGKQLEMFRKLNSLTATHWIMQNYKLYNQTYLGTNNTLPRTA, encoded by the coding sequence ATCCCCAGCGATAAACTTCACTGGGTAACGGTATCCACCCCACACGGTAAAAAGAATGGTTTCTACACCTATTCCTTTAAATCAAAACTAAATGGGCTTAAAGGAAAATTTCTTGTCATACTTGCCATCGGTGAATGGGATAAAGATGATCCAAAAAATGTCCATATCTATATCACAAATCATCTCTCCTATTCCGCTGAAGATGTCCTGAAAAAATATGCTCTCCGATGGGATATTGAATGCATATTCAGAGACCTCAAAGAAAATGTTGCATTTGACCATTATCAAGTAAGGTCAATTAAAGCAATTACAAGACACTGGCATCTAGCATCTCTGGCTTACACCTTTCTTTTGGTCTCTAAACTCAATGGCACTTTTTCAAAGATCTTTCGTCTGCCTGACGGCAAGGCAGGTCAGAAACCTGAAACAGTCGGCAAACAACTTGAAATGTTCCGTAAACTCAATTCCTTAACTGCAACACACTGGATTATGCAAAATTACAAACTTTACAACCAAACTTATCTCGGAACAAATAATACGCTCCCTCGAACTGCTTAA
- a CDS encoding CsgG/HfaB family protein, with product MNLVKKFLVWLGFFVLIASSCSKKQIVIKEQEMKQKLRIAVLLFSDADIKSYREKNIGKVVSNILIRKLVNTKKFKVIEREQLDKILQEHKLKLSGVIDQESRLELGKILDVELLLIGKVIEFEVGYKETGFVMEMQERIGKVRLEGRLVDVNTGEIVCAGEGYGENTSSSLEILDITIISEENFGETLLGEATEKACDELVNNILSSLSSGKR from the coding sequence ATGAACTTGGTTAAGAAATTCTTAGTTTGGTTAGGATTTTTTGTATTGATTGCTTCTTCGTGTAGTAAGAAACAAATAGTAATAAAAGAACAAGAAATGAAACAAAAATTAAGAATCGCTGTGTTACTTTTCTCTGATGCGGATATAAAAAGTTATAGAGAGAAAAATATTGGCAAAGTTGTATCAAATATTTTGATTAGAAAACTGGTCAATACAAAGAAGTTTAAAGTAATAGAACGTGAGCAGTTAGATAAGATTCTTCAGGAACATAAACTAAAACTTAGTGGTGTAATTGATCAAGAAAGCAGATTAGAATTAGGAAAGATTTTAGATGTTGAATTATTACTGATAGGAAAAGTCATTGAGTTTGAGGTTGGATATAAAGAAACAGGTTTTGTTATGGAGATGCAGGAAAGAATTGGTAAGGTAAGGTTGGAAGGACGACTTGTTGATGTGAATACAGGTGAGATTGTCTGTGCAGGTGAAGGCTACGGAGAAAACACATCTAGCAGTTTGGAGATTTTAGACATCACCATAATAAGTGAAGAAAACTTCGGTGAAACTCTTTTAGGTGAAGCAACTGAAAAGGCTTGTGACGAACTTGTTAATAATATTTTATCGAGTTTGTCCTCAGGAAAGCGATGA